In one Nocardioides luteus genomic region, the following are encoded:
- a CDS encoding beta-class carbonic anhydrase, with amino-acid sequence MADFDDLLAANRDYAEKFDNGGFDGVAHAGVAIVTCMDSRIEPLAMLGLGLGDAKIFRNPGGRVTPQAMEALVLGVHLLNVKRILIVPHTRCAVASNTEAELRAKLAESAGQDASWLHLHVVDDQVRALAEDVAKVRSHPFVPEDVKVGGFIYDVDTGLLNQKV; translated from the coding sequence ATGGCCGATTTCGATGACCTGCTTGCCGCGAACCGTGACTATGCCGAGAAGTTCGACAACGGAGGGTTCGACGGTGTCGCCCACGCCGGCGTCGCCATCGTGACCTGCATGGACTCCCGCATCGAGCCGCTCGCCATGCTGGGCCTGGGCCTGGGTGACGCCAAGATCTTCCGCAACCCCGGTGGCCGGGTGACCCCGCAGGCGATGGAGGCGCTGGTGCTCGGCGTGCACCTCCTCAACGTCAAGCGCATCCTCATCGTGCCCCACACCCGCTGCGCGGTCGCGTCCAACACCGAGGCCGAGCTGCGCGCCAAGCTCGCCGAGTCCGCCGGCCAGGACGCCTCCTGGCTCCATCTGCACGTCGTCGACGACCAGGTCCGCGCCCTCGCCGAGGACGTCGCCAAGGTCCGCTCGCACCCGTTCGTCCCCGAGGACGTCAAGGTCGGCGGGTTCATCTACGACGTCGACACCGGTCTGCTCAACCAGAAGGTCTGA
- a CDS encoding ABC transporter ATP-binding protein: protein MTDADRLEIAAQAIDLHKTYGKGAAEVRALDGVSLDLYAGQFTAIMGPSGSGKSTLMHCLAALDKPTTGEVIVGGRKLGRMRDRRLTALRRDKIGFVFQAFNLVPTLTAQENILLPLSLARKKPEKEWFDQVIDTVDLRPRLKHKPSELSGGQQQRVACARALVSRPDIVFADEPTGNLDSTSAAQVLDFLRRSVDDLGQTIVMVSHDPVAASYCDRVVFLADGRIVDELAKPSREEILAHMSDLQSRAMGLAPISEGA, encoded by the coding sequence GTGACCGACGCAGACCGACTCGAGATCGCCGCCCAGGCGATCGACCTGCACAAGACCTACGGGAAGGGCGCTGCGGAGGTTCGCGCGCTCGACGGCGTGAGCCTGGACCTCTACGCGGGACAGTTCACCGCCATCATGGGCCCCTCGGGCTCCGGCAAGTCGACGCTGATGCACTGCCTGGCCGCGCTCGACAAGCCCACCACCGGCGAGGTGATCGTCGGCGGCCGCAAGCTCGGCAGGATGCGCGACCGCCGGCTCACCGCGCTGCGTCGCGACAAGATCGGGTTCGTCTTCCAGGCGTTCAACCTGGTGCCGACGCTGACCGCGCAGGAGAACATCCTGCTGCCGCTCTCCCTGGCCCGGAAGAAGCCCGAGAAGGAGTGGTTCGACCAGGTCATCGACACGGTCGACCTGAGGCCACGGCTCAAGCACAAGCCGAGCGAGCTCTCCGGCGGGCAGCAGCAGCGGGTCGCCTGCGCCCGGGCGCTGGTGTCCAGGCCCGACATCGTCTTCGCCGACGAGCCGACCGGCAACCTCGACTCCACCTCGGCCGCCCAGGTGCTCGACTTCCTGCGCCGCAGCGTCGACGACCTCGGCCAGACCATCGTCATGGTCTCCCACGACCCGGTCGCCGCCTCCTACTGCGACCGGGTGGTCTTCCTGGCCGACGGCCGGATCGTCGACGAGCTGGCCAAGCCGAGCCGCGAGGAGATCCTGGCGCACATGTCCGACCTGCAGTCCCGGGCGATGGGTCTGGCCCCGATCAGCGAAGGCGCCTGA
- a CDS encoding ABC transporter permease, producing the protein MLRLTLRNLAAHKVRLIMSTLAIVLGVAFLAGVLTFSHGLDRTFSGIINGSTPDGQVRPVNSASSAEASRPGGGGAAMLEPATIERLRTLPEVARADGVVQGFGLYVLDTDDKLVSSSGAPTLAFNHTGTPNLLGEPSLELTRGSWPTGEKELVLDEATAKKAGYQVGDSVTLIAPQGETRRKVTLTGIAAFNGGGTAGAQLLIFSTPGAQSLFTDGKDVYSGISLTAAPGVSQKELAKAASTVVPKGFEAVTGDTVVAESEDAIGEFLDVISVFLIVFAVIAVIVGAFIIVNTFSILIAQRSRQLALLRALGASRRQVTTSVLFEALVMALVAATLGILAGWGLAHGLAAAFRQAGLEIASDVLVLTPRTIWISYAVGVCVTLAAALLPSRRAAKVPPVAAMREDTQPPARSTILRTSVGLVLLAAGLVLAAMPRIGIPEISLPGGFDVPTSPALWVGVGAGVSILSVAWISAFLGRPVLAALRTVSGAVFGMTGKLAGQNAMRDPRRTGATASALMIGLALVSLIGVLAASMNASITDVVEDQFKPDLVVQSPTFTPFPTSIGDEMEKVEGVATVSRSQIAQAVVGKVDLRNPKNNEATFLFGVDEHLSRVYDLDVLEGSDDVKPGQVLVTDEAAKKHKWRLGDRIDLTFVSGRQAHPQISGIIAESQVTGDITVRIEDLVAAKVPREDASLSILLARGADPAVVHDRLDKLVEDRPVVAVQDKDEFAESIKGQVNQLLYMIYGLLALAIVIAVIGIVNTLGLSVIERTREIGLLRAIGLSRGQLRRMITLESVTIAVLGAVLGLGLGVLFGVLLRDALRDDLTSLWVPLDQLAVFLGIAVVVGVLAALLPAVRAGREDVLKAIATE; encoded by the coding sequence GTGCTCCGGCTGACGCTGCGCAACCTCGCCGCGCACAAGGTGCGCCTGATCATGTCGACGCTCGCCATCGTCCTGGGCGTGGCGTTCCTGGCCGGTGTGCTCACGTTCTCGCACGGGCTCGACCGCACCTTCTCCGGCATCATCAACGGCTCCACCCCCGACGGCCAGGTGCGTCCGGTCAACAGCGCCAGCTCGGCCGAGGCCAGCCGCCCCGGCGGTGGCGGCGCGGCGATGCTGGAACCGGCGACCATCGAGAGGCTGCGTACGCTGCCGGAGGTCGCCCGCGCCGACGGGGTCGTCCAGGGCTTCGGTCTCTACGTCCTCGACACCGACGACAAGCTGGTCAGCAGCTCGGGCGCGCCGACGCTGGCCTTCAACCACACCGGCACCCCCAACCTGCTCGGCGAGCCGTCGCTCGAGCTCACCCGGGGAAGCTGGCCGACCGGGGAGAAGGAGCTCGTCCTCGACGAGGCGACCGCGAAGAAGGCCGGCTACCAGGTGGGTGACTCGGTCACGCTGATCGCGCCCCAGGGCGAGACCCGCCGCAAGGTCACCCTCACCGGCATCGCCGCCTTCAACGGCGGTGGCACCGCCGGCGCACAGCTGCTGATCTTCAGCACGCCCGGCGCACAGAGCCTGTTCACCGACGGCAAGGACGTCTACTCCGGGATCTCGCTGACCGCCGCCCCCGGGGTCAGCCAGAAGGAGCTCGCGAAGGCCGCGAGCACGGTGGTCCCGAAGGGCTTCGAGGCCGTCACCGGCGACACGGTGGTCGCCGAGTCCGAGGACGCCATCGGCGAGTTCCTCGACGTGATCTCGGTCTTCCTCATCGTCTTCGCGGTGATCGCGGTGATCGTCGGCGCCTTCATCATCGTCAACACCTTCTCGATCCTGATCGCGCAGCGCTCCCGTCAGCTGGCGCTGCTGCGCGCCCTGGGAGCCTCACGCCGCCAGGTCACCACCTCGGTGCTCTTCGAGGCGCTGGTGATGGCGCTGGTCGCGGCCACGCTCGGCATCCTCGCGGGCTGGGGACTCGCCCACGGGCTGGCCGCCGCCTTCCGCCAGGCCGGGCTCGAGATCGCCTCCGACGTCCTCGTCCTCACCCCGCGCACCATCTGGATCTCCTACGCCGTGGGCGTCTGCGTCACGCTCGCCGCCGCCCTGCTCCCGTCGCGACGGGCCGCCAAGGTGCCGCCGGTGGCGGCGATGCGCGAGGACACCCAGCCGCCGGCCAGATCCACCATCCTGCGTACGTCGGTGGGGCTCGTCCTGCTGGCCGCCGGCCTCGTGCTCGCGGCGATGCCGCGGATCGGGATCCCCGAGATCAGCCTGCCGGGCGGGTTCGACGTGCCCACCAGCCCGGCCCTGTGGGTGGGCGTCGGCGCCGGGGTCTCGATCCTCTCGGTCGCCTGGATCAGCGCGTTCCTGGGCCGCCCGGTGCTCGCGGCGCTGCGTACGGTCTCGGGGGCGGTCTTCGGGATGACCGGCAAGCTGGCCGGGCAGAACGCGATGCGCGACCCTCGGCGCACCGGCGCCACCGCCTCGGCGCTGATGATCGGGCTGGCGCTGGTCTCGCTGATCGGGGTGCTCGCCGCTTCGATGAACGCCTCGATCACCGATGTGGTCGAGGACCAGTTCAAGCCCGACCTGGTCGTGCAGAGCCCGACGTTCACCCCGTTCCCGACCTCGATCGGCGACGAGATGGAGAAGGTCGAGGGCGTGGCCACCGTCTCCCGGTCGCAGATCGCCCAGGCGGTCGTGGGCAAGGTCGATCTGCGCAACCCGAAGAACAACGAGGCCACGTTCCTCTTCGGCGTCGACGAGCACCTGTCCCGGGTCTACGACCTCGACGTGCTCGAGGGCAGCGACGACGTCAAGCCGGGTCAGGTGCTCGTCACCGACGAGGCCGCGAAGAAGCACAAGTGGCGGCTCGGTGACCGCATCGATCTCACCTTCGTCAGCGGCCGCCAGGCGCACCCGCAGATCAGCGGGATCATCGCGGAGAGCCAGGTGACCGGGGACATCACGGTGCGCATCGAGGACCTGGTGGCGGCCAAGGTGCCGCGGGAGGACGCCTCGCTCAGCATCCTGCTCGCGCGCGGAGCCGATCCGGCCGTCGTCCACGACCGCCTCGACAAGCTCGTCGAGGACCGTCCCGTGGTCGCGGTGCAGGACAAGGACGAGTTCGCCGAGTCGATCAAGGGGCAGGTCAACCAGCTGCTCTACATGATCTACGGCCTGCTCGCGCTGGCGATCGTGATCGCGGTGATCGGCATCGTCAACACCCTCGGCCTCAGCGTCATCGAGCGCACCCGCGAGATCGGCCTGCTGCGCGCCATCGGGCTCTCCCGCGGCCAGCTGCGCCGGATGATCACCCTGGAGTCGGTGACGATCGCGGTCCTCGGGGCGGTGCTCGGGCTCGGCCTGGGCGTGCTCTTCGGGGTGCTGCTGCGCGATGCCCTGCGCGATGACCTGACCAGCCTGTGGGTGCCGCTCGACCAGCTGGCCGTCTTCCTGGGGATCGCGGTGGTCGTCGGTGTCCTGGCCGCCCTCCTGCCCGCCGTGCGCGCCGGGAGGGAAGACGTCCTCAAGGCGATCGCCACGGAGTAG
- a CDS encoding FdhF/YdeP family oxidoreductase, giving the protein MSNERRADLPEPTLRVSEPETAAVGIPGVAHSMEYALREMGPVRSLQTLLKVNQVGGFDCPSCAWPDPDHRKAAEFCENGAKAVAWEATRKRVDRAFFAANSVASLDERDDHWLEAQGRLTEPMYIGPDDTHYSPISWSDAISLIADRMRATAPDRSVFYTSGRASNEAAFAYQLLARQLGTNNLPDCSNMCHESSGTALGEVIGIGKGTVTYDDLAEHSDLIFVVGQNPGTNHPRMLTALESAKEHGAKVVSVNPLREAGLGRFRNPQTVRGVSGVGTKLADMHVPVQVNGDLALFAGINKVLVERDAVDHAFLEAHTDGFEVAAQAWAAMEWDEITRLSGISREVIESLADLVETRDRIIVCWAMGLTQHKNSVATIREIASFLLLRGNIGKPGAGACPVRGHSNVQGDRTMGIWEKPPAWFLDAVRDEFGITPPREEGYDVVAAIEAMRDGAVDVFLALGGNFAAATPDTAVTTAALADVGLTVQISTKLNRSHLHHGREGLILPCLGRTERDETGGREQYVTVEDSMGMVHASHGRLLPGSKELRSEVGIICAIGEALFGSDQGIDWATMGVDYSRIRWHISAVIPGFEDFEARLKAPGGFALPNGPRDSRTFNTATGRARVTANPLTAVTAPPGHLLLQTLRSHDQFNTTVYGYDDRYRGIKGGRRVVFVNPEDLLELGVADGDTVDIVSVWTDGERRAAGFRVVAYSTPRGSAAAYFPETNVLIPLDSYADGSRTPTSKSVVVRLEAR; this is encoded by the coding sequence GTGAGCAACGAGCGTCGCGCAGACCTGCCCGAACCCACCCTCCGCGTCAGCGAGCCGGAGACGGCCGCGGTGGGGATCCCCGGGGTGGCGCACTCGATGGAGTACGCGCTGCGTGAGATGGGACCCGTGCGCAGCCTGCAGACGCTGCTCAAGGTCAACCAGGTCGGCGGCTTCGACTGCCCCTCCTGCGCGTGGCCGGACCCCGACCACCGCAAGGCGGCCGAGTTCTGCGAGAACGGCGCCAAGGCGGTGGCGTGGGAGGCGACCCGCAAGCGGGTCGACCGTGCCTTCTTCGCGGCCAACTCGGTCGCCTCCCTCGACGAGCGCGACGACCACTGGCTGGAGGCGCAGGGCCGGCTGACCGAGCCGATGTACATCGGCCCCGACGACACCCACTACTCCCCGATCTCGTGGTCGGACGCGATCTCGCTGATCGCGGACCGCATGCGCGCCACCGCCCCTGACCGTTCCGTCTTCTACACCTCGGGCCGGGCGTCCAACGAGGCCGCGTTCGCCTACCAGCTGCTCGCCCGCCAGCTCGGCACCAACAACCTGCCCGACTGCTCCAACATGTGCCACGAGTCCAGCGGCACCGCTCTCGGCGAGGTCATCGGCATCGGCAAGGGCACCGTCACCTACGACGACCTGGCCGAACACTCCGACCTCATCTTCGTCGTCGGCCAGAACCCCGGCACCAACCACCCGCGGATGCTGACCGCGCTCGAGTCCGCCAAGGAGCACGGCGCCAAGGTGGTGTCGGTCAACCCGCTCCGCGAGGCCGGTCTGGGGCGGTTCCGCAACCCCCAGACCGTACGCGGCGTCAGCGGTGTCGGCACCAAGCTGGCCGACATGCACGTACCTGTGCAGGTCAACGGCGACCTCGCGCTGTTCGCCGGGATCAACAAGGTCCTCGTCGAGCGCGACGCCGTCGACCACGCGTTCCTGGAGGCGCACACCGACGGCTTCGAGGTCGCGGCGCAGGCCTGGGCCGCGATGGAGTGGGACGAGATCACCCGGCTCAGCGGCATCTCGCGCGAGGTGATCGAGTCGCTCGCCGACCTCGTCGAGACCCGGGACCGCATCATCGTGTGCTGGGCGATGGGCCTGACCCAGCACAAGAACTCGGTCGCCACGATCCGCGAGATCGCCTCGTTCCTGCTGCTGCGCGGCAACATCGGCAAGCCCGGTGCGGGTGCGTGCCCGGTCCGTGGCCACTCCAACGTGCAGGGCGACCGCACGATGGGCATCTGGGAGAAGCCGCCGGCCTGGTTCCTCGACGCGGTCCGTGACGAGTTCGGCATCACGCCGCCGCGCGAGGAGGGCTACGACGTGGTCGCCGCGATCGAGGCGATGCGCGACGGCGCCGTCGACGTCTTCCTCGCTCTCGGCGGCAACTTCGCCGCCGCGACGCCCGACACCGCGGTCACCACCGCGGCGCTCGCCGACGTCGGTCTCACCGTCCAGATCTCGACCAAGCTCAACCGCAGCCACCTCCACCACGGCCGCGAGGGCCTGATCCTGCCGTGCCTGGGCCGCACCGAGCGCGACGAGACCGGCGGCCGGGAGCAGTACGTCACCGTCGAGGACTCGATGGGCATGGTCCACGCCTCCCACGGCCGCCTGCTCCCGGGCTCGAAGGAGCTGCGCAGCGAGGTCGGCATCATCTGCGCGATCGGCGAGGCGCTCTTCGGCTCGGACCAGGGCATCGACTGGGCCACGATGGGCGTCGACTACTCCCGGATCCGTTGGCACATCTCGGCCGTCATCCCCGGGTTCGAGGACTTCGAGGCCCGCCTGAAGGCGCCCGGCGGCTTCGCCCTGCCCAACGGCCCCCGCGACTCCCGCACCTTCAACACCGCGACCGGGCGCGCCCGGGTCACCGCCAACCCGCTGACCGCGGTCACCGCTCCCCCCGGACACCTGCTGCTCCAGACGCTGCGCTCCCACGACCAGTTCAACACCACGGTCTACGGCTACGACGACCGCTACCGCGGCATCAAGGGCGGGCGCCGCGTCGTCTTCGTCAACCCCGAGGACCTCCTCGAGCTCGGCGTCGCCGACGGCGACACCGTCGACATCGTCTCGGTCTGGACCGACGGCGAGCGTCGCGCCGCGGGCTTCCGTGTCGTCGCCTACTCGACCCCGCGCGGCTCCGCCGCGGCGTACTTCCCGGAGACGAACGTCCTCATCCCGCTCGACTCCTACGCCGACGGCAGCCGCACCCCGACCTCGAAGTCGGTCGTCGTGCGCCTGGAGGCGCGCTAG
- the tuf gene encoding elongation factor Tu, producing MAKSQFVRTKPHLNIGTMGHVDHGKTTLTAAITKVLAERDPSVNRFIAFDGIDRAPEELQRGITINISHVEYETATRHYAHVDMPGHADYVKNMITGAAQVDAAILVVSAQDGAMPQTREHVLLARRVGVPYLVVALNKADTVDDPELLDLVELEVRDLLSEYGFPGDDVPVVRVSGLKALEGEPEWTAAIGDLLDAIDDYVPVPERELGEPFLMPIENVVTITGRGTVVTGAVERGSLKVGDAVEVVGLGSTITSTAIGLETFGKSLESAEAGDNAAVLLRGVKRDEVRRGQVVALPGSVRPHRRFRANLHALSTSEGGRHTPFAADYRPQFYFRTTDVPGGIDLGDIALVMPGDTIELGVELEKPIAMDVGLGFAVREGGRTVAAGTVTELLD from the coding sequence ATGGCCAAGAGCCAGTTCGTGCGGACCAAGCCGCACCTCAACATCGGGACGATGGGTCACGTCGACCACGGCAAGACGACGCTGACCGCCGCGATCACCAAGGTGCTCGCGGAGCGCGACCCGAGCGTGAACCGCTTCATCGCCTTCGACGGCATCGACCGTGCGCCGGAGGAGCTGCAGCGCGGGATCACGATCAACATCTCGCACGTCGAGTACGAGACCGCGACCCGGCACTACGCGCACGTCGACATGCCCGGGCACGCCGACTACGTGAAGAACATGATCACCGGCGCCGCCCAGGTGGACGCCGCCATCCTCGTCGTCTCCGCTCAGGACGGCGCCATGCCGCAGACGCGGGAGCACGTGCTGCTCGCGCGCCGGGTGGGGGTGCCCTACCTGGTGGTGGCGCTCAACAAGGCCGACACCGTCGACGACCCGGAGCTGCTCGACCTGGTCGAGCTGGAGGTCCGTGACCTCCTCTCCGAGTACGGGTTCCCCGGTGACGACGTGCCGGTGGTCCGGGTGTCCGGGCTGAAGGCGCTGGAGGGCGAGCCGGAGTGGACCGCCGCGATCGGCGACCTGCTGGACGCGATCGACGACTACGTGCCGGTGCCGGAGCGTGAGCTCGGCGAGCCGTTCCTGATGCCGATCGAGAACGTCGTCACCATCACCGGCCGCGGCACCGTGGTCACCGGTGCCGTCGAGCGCGGCTCGCTGAAGGTCGGCGACGCGGTCGAGGTCGTGGGCCTCGGCTCGACGATCACCAGCACGGCGATCGGTCTGGAGACGTTCGGCAAGTCGCTGGAGTCCGCCGAGGCGGGCGACAACGCGGCCGTGCTGCTGCGTGGCGTCAAGCGCGACGAGGTCCGTCGCGGCCAGGTGGTGGCACTGCCGGGCAGCGTACGGCCGCACCGGAGGTTCCGGGCGAACCTGCACGCGCTGTCCACCTCCGAGGGCGGCCGGCACACGCCGTTCGCCGCGGACTACCGGCCGCAGTTCTACTTCCGGACCACGGACGTGCCCGGCGGGATCGACCTGGGTGACATCGCCCTGGTGATGCCCGGCGACACGATCGAGCTCGGGGTGGAGCTGGAGAAGCCGATCGCGATGGACGTCGGACTCGGCTTCGCGGTCCGTGAGGGTGGTCGCACCGTGGCCGCAGGCACCGTGACCGAGCTGCTCGACTGA
- a CDS encoding PaaI family thioesterase encodes MIALQDEWWPAMTCFGCGPANAEGLQLKSYPQLDGSVTATFQPWPQHDNGGGFLNGGIIATLLDCHSAAAVHQEAFLNGWMPAEGESLAYVTAGIDVRYRRPAPLREPVTLIASTKDASEDEITSLVRLEWDGKVRAEGEALWKRWRPRS; translated from the coding sequence ATGATCGCGTTGCAGGACGAGTGGTGGCCGGCGATGACCTGCTTCGGGTGCGGGCCGGCCAACGCGGAGGGGCTCCAGCTGAAGAGCTATCCGCAGCTGGACGGGAGCGTGACCGCGACCTTCCAGCCGTGGCCGCAGCACGACAACGGCGGCGGGTTCCTCAACGGCGGGATCATCGCGACCCTGCTCGACTGTCACAGCGCCGCCGCGGTGCACCAGGAGGCCTTCCTCAACGGCTGGATGCCCGCCGAGGGGGAGTCGCTGGCCTACGTGACGGCCGGGATCGACGTACGTTACCGCCGGCCGGCTCCGCTCCGGGAGCCGGTCACGCTGATCGCCTCGACCAAGGACGCCAGCGAGGACGAGATCACCTCGCTGGTGCGGCTGGAGTGGGACGGGAAGGTCCGCGCCGAGGGCGAGGCGCTGTGGAAGCGGTGGCGCCCGCGGAGCTAG
- a CDS encoding NAD-dependent epimerase/dehydratase family protein, translated as MRIFIAGGTGAVGIRMVPLLVAAGHEVYGSTRHEAGCEMLAGLGATGIVMDPLNAQSVQDAVAKASPEVIVHQLTALGGLSGNLKKFDREFAMTNRLRTEGTDHLLAAARAGGVRRFVAQSFGGGWTLERTGGWVKDETAPLIADPGKEARGTLAAIRHLEDAVVSTGSTSDGSDLEGVVLRYGNFYGPGNAASRDGAIGELLRKGKMPVVGGGTGVWSFVHIDDVAAATVAAIDRGAPGIYNIVDDEPAPVNQWMPYLAEQVGGRNPMRLPAWLARPLIGEFGVALMTSVRGSSNAKAKRELGWTPSYPTWREGFRTGIG; from the coding sequence ATGCGCATCTTCATCGCAGGCGGAACCGGCGCGGTCGGCATCAGGATGGTGCCGCTGCTGGTGGCCGCCGGACACGAGGTGTACGGCTCGACCCGCCACGAGGCGGGGTGCGAGATGCTGGCGGGCCTGGGCGCGACCGGGATCGTGATGGACCCGCTGAACGCGCAGAGCGTCCAGGACGCCGTCGCCAAGGCCTCGCCCGAGGTGATCGTCCACCAGCTCACCGCGCTGGGCGGGCTCAGCGGGAACCTGAAGAAGTTCGACCGTGAGTTCGCCATGACCAACCGGCTGCGTACCGAGGGCACCGACCACCTGCTGGCGGCGGCTCGGGCGGGCGGCGTGCGGCGGTTCGTGGCGCAGAGCTTCGGGGGCGGCTGGACCCTCGAGCGCACCGGCGGGTGGGTCAAGGACGAGACCGCCCCGCTCATCGCCGACCCCGGCAAGGAGGCGCGCGGCACCCTGGCGGCGATCCGCCACCTGGAGGACGCGGTGGTCTCGACAGGCTCGACCTCCGATGGATCCGACCTCGAAGGCGTCGTGCTGCGCTACGGCAACTTCTACGGCCCCGGCAACGCCGCGTCCCGTGACGGCGCCATCGGTGAGCTGCTGCGCAAGGGGAAGATGCCGGTGGTCGGCGGCGGCACGGGGGTGTGGTCGTTCGTCCACATCGACGACGTGGCCGCCGCGACCGTCGCGGCCATCGACCGGGGCGCGCCGGGCATCTACAACATCGTCGACGACGAGCCCGCGCCGGTGAACCAGTGGATGCCGTACCTGGCCGAACAGGTCGGTGGCCGCAACCCGATGCGGCTGCCGGCCTGGCTGGCGCGGCCGCTGATCGGCGAGTTCGGGGTCGCCCTGATGACCTCGGTGCGCGGGTCGTCCAACGCCAAGGCCAAGCGCGAGCTCGGCTGGACCCCGTCCTATCCGACCTGGCGCGAGGGCTTCCGGACCGGGATCGGCTGA
- a CDS encoding RNA polymerase sigma-70 factor — protein sequence MDLASAHDGLRPLMFSIAYRMLGSVAEAEDIVQEAFLRMHRSTQESGEVENLDAYATTVTTRIAIDTLRSARHRREQYVGPWLPEPILVSDEDPAHRLELDETVSTAFLVLLESLTPVERAVFVLREVMGYDYDDIAPIVDKSATNCRQIFTRARKRIADGTPRFEPSAERRDQLAAQFVAALSASDVSGLERLLADDVVFVADGGGRAPAIQKPMLGAVAVARFLLGLMRQGERLGVRLELSYANGQPAMLTRGADGALLGVIALDVDGGRIVRMHNVLNPDKLGHLGEVGDLFALLAER from the coding sequence GTGGACCTCGCAAGCGCCCATGACGGGCTCCGCCCGCTGATGTTCTCGATCGCCTACCGGATGCTCGGCAGCGTCGCCGAGGCGGAGGACATCGTGCAGGAGGCGTTCCTGCGGATGCACCGCAGCACGCAGGAGTCGGGCGAGGTCGAGAACCTGGATGCGTACGCCACCACGGTCACCACCCGGATCGCCATCGACACCCTGCGCTCGGCCCGCCACCGACGCGAGCAGTACGTCGGGCCGTGGCTGCCCGAGCCGATCCTGGTCTCCGACGAGGACCCCGCGCACCGTCTCGAGCTCGACGAGACCGTGAGCACCGCGTTCCTGGTCCTGCTGGAGTCGCTCACGCCCGTCGAGCGCGCGGTCTTCGTGCTGCGCGAGGTGATGGGCTACGACTACGACGACATCGCCCCGATCGTCGACAAGAGCGCGACCAACTGCCGCCAGATCTTCACCCGCGCCCGCAAGCGGATCGCCGACGGCACGCCACGCTTCGAGCCCTCGGCCGAGCGCCGCGACCAGCTCGCCGCCCAGTTCGTCGCCGCGCTGTCCGCGAGCGACGTCAGCGGCCTGGAGCGGCTGCTCGCCGACGACGTCGTGTTCGTCGCCGACGGCGGCGGGCGGGCTCCGGCCATCCAGAAGCCGATGCTCGGCGCCGTCGCGGTCGCCCGCTTCCTGCTCGGGCTCATGCGCCAGGGCGAGCGCCTCGGCGTACGCCTCGAGCTGTCCTACGCCAACGGCCAGCCGGCGATGCTCACCCGTGGCGCCGACGGCGCCCTGCTCGGCGTCATCGCGCTCGACGTCGACGGCGGGCGGATCGTCCGCATGCACAACGTCCTCAACCCCGACAAGCTCGGCCACCTGGGCGAGGTCGGCGACCTCTTCGCGCTGCTGGCGGAGCGCTGA